The following are encoded together in the Adhaeribacter arboris genome:
- a CDS encoding RagB/SusD family nutrient uptake outer membrane protein: MKKNRLFIKLSLTTLLLSGLLGACKDEFLEIDPTGVYSEEALTNLKGAEGMLIAAYAALDGRPETQLTGSTNWVVGSVAADDANKGTEPSDFNSINDTELYLQLPSAQPASDKWLGVVDGIGMANQVLRTLVAATDISEADRTRIEGEARFLRGFYHMEGRKVFGTGFPWIPETAISNDDYKAITNQVEIWPQIEADLKFAYDNLPGKQAQKGRANKWAAGAFLAKAMLFQAKYPEALTIFNDVMANGTNAQGQKYALNANYGDNFRIATKNSTETIFAVQYTNKDGAANNANANYENNLNFPHGSGDKPGGCCGFFQPSQAFVNSFITDAEGLPIANPLIDNGITNDRLLTSAQAFTPYTGTVDPRLDHTVGRRGIQYLDWGPHPGRDWVRDVTNGGPYSPKKNVHSRAELAAGTAGTGDWGQPANALSFPLMRYSDLMLMAAEAEVQSGSLTNALTLVNAVRERAGSAASVVKKPDGTPAANYKVGLYPTFASKEAALAAILKERQLELGMEGHRKFDLVRWGIADVVLNAYVNFEKNYIVKFVNAKFTKGQDEYQPVPQNVIQTSRTASGTFNLKQNPGY; the protein is encoded by the coding sequence ATGAAAAAGAATCGATTATTTATAAAATTATCTCTTACTACTTTACTTCTATCCGGTTTATTGGGTGCATGTAAAGACGAGTTTCTAGAAATAGACCCTACGGGCGTGTATTCAGAGGAAGCTTTGACTAATTTAAAAGGGGCAGAAGGTATGCTGATTGCCGCTTATGCTGCTTTAGATGGCCGACCAGAAACTCAATTAACGGGTTCTACTAACTGGGTAGTTGGAAGCGTAGCCGCCGATGATGCAAATAAAGGTACGGAACCATCTGACTTTAACAGTATCAACGATACCGAACTCTACTTACAGTTGCCTAGTGCTCAGCCAGCTAGCGATAAGTGGTTAGGTGTAGTAGATGGTATTGGTATGGCTAACCAGGTGCTACGAACCCTTGTTGCTGCTACCGATATATCTGAAGCAGATAGAACCCGAATCGAAGGCGAGGCTCGCTTTTTGAGAGGTTTTTATCATATGGAAGGTAGAAAAGTTTTTGGGACTGGCTTTCCATGGATTCCAGAAACAGCCATATCAAACGATGATTACAAAGCTATTACGAATCAGGTAGAAATTTGGCCCCAAATTGAAGCTGACCTTAAGTTTGCCTATGATAACTTACCTGGAAAGCAGGCTCAAAAAGGTAGAGCAAACAAGTGGGCAGCCGGTGCGTTTTTAGCCAAAGCAATGTTGTTTCAGGCCAAATACCCAGAAGCTTTAACCATTTTTAATGATGTAATGGCAAATGGTACCAATGCACAAGGTCAAAAATATGCTTTGAACGCAAACTATGGCGATAATTTCCGGATTGCAACTAAAAACAGCACCGAAACAATTTTTGCTGTTCAGTACACAAATAAAGACGGGGCTGCCAACAACGCTAACGCGAACTACGAAAATAACCTGAACTTCCCGCATGGTTCTGGTGATAAGCCAGGTGGCTGCTGCGGTTTTTTCCAGCCATCTCAAGCTTTTGTGAATTCGTTTATTACGGATGCAGAAGGTTTACCAATTGCTAATCCTTTAATCGACAATGGTATTACTAATGATCGCCTGCTTACTTCGGCTCAGGCATTTACTCCTTATACTGGTACTGTAGATCCACGTTTAGATCATACCGTTGGCCGCAGGGGTATCCAATACCTAGATTGGGGGCCGCATCCTGGCCGGGATTGGGTAAGGGATGTAACGAATGGTGGGCCGTATAGTCCGAAGAAAAACGTGCATTCCCGGGCTGAGTTAGCTGCTGGTACAGCTGGTACTGGAGATTGGGGGCAACCTGCTAATGCATTGAGCTTCCCATTAATGCGTTATTCTGATTTAATGTTAATGGCCGCCGAAGCAGAAGTACAATCCGGTAGTTTAACAAACGCTTTAACGTTAGTAAATGCTGTACGCGAACGGGCAGGTAGTGCAGCCAGCGTAGTTAAAAAACCGGACGGAACTCCAGCTGCTAATTACAAAGTAGGTCTTTACCCTACATTTGCCAGCAAAGAAGCTGCTTTGGCTGCTATCTTGAAGGAACGTCAGTTAGAATTAGGTATGGAAGGTCATCGTAAGTTTGACTTAGTGCGTTGGGGAATTGCCGATGTAGTATTAAATGCTTACGTTAACTTTGAGAAAAATTACATTGTTAAGTTTGTCAATGCTAAATTTACCAAAGGGCAAGATGAGTACCAGCCAGTGCCGCAAAACGTTATTCAAACCAGCCGCACGGCAAGTGGAACCTTTAACCTGAAGCAAAATCCTGGTTACTAA
- a CDS encoding FG-GAP repeat domain-containing protein — MRLIFLCCFGAWVVLSCSVKKNTTEVGIEPVNLQAVLPDSTETTALDGNNLAHVYCSTCHQFPEPALLPKAVWADRVLPAMGRRLGIGADLAMYTRMDPQEITALLKANIYPDKALIAKKDWIKILSYYKSKAPEKLPELTLLSLEKLDSFKAIPLTLNKGRYALTSLLQYEPTTKELLVGDRRNKLFRVNAQLQAFDSIQFDTPPVSVVKGKEGQYQVVTIGTLNPSDAAYGRLYSWQLTTAAKAAAPVPQLTDLQRPVKLTSGDLNQDSHQDLIICEYGNQLGKLSWLEGKPDGTYQEHILKKLPGSRQVVIQDMNLDDRPDIVALFAQATESIFVFYNQGEGHFKEEKVLQLPPVYGASYFELVDFNKDGAPDILISNGDNGDYSFLLKPYHGIRLYVNNKQNEFREATFLPLPGASQTRTRDFDQDGDLDIAAISYFADFDRQPTAGFVYYENRGNNTFTSKTLPEAKTGRWLTLDAGDVDQDGDDDIMLGSFIFATTPVPTPLQEQWIKNSPSVLVLKNRRINNLQ; from the coding sequence ATGCGATTAATCTTTTTGTGTTGCTTCGGAGCTTGGGTAGTATTAAGTTGTTCCGTTAAAAAAAATACCACCGAGGTGGGGATAGAACCAGTGAATCTACAAGCTGTTTTACCTGATTCTACTGAAACAACTGCTCTCGATGGAAATAACTTAGCGCATGTTTATTGCTCAACGTGTCATCAGTTTCCGGAACCAGCACTTCTGCCGAAAGCAGTTTGGGCAGATAGAGTGTTACCGGCCATGGGACGGCGTTTAGGTATTGGCGCCGATTTAGCTATGTACACCCGGATGGATCCGCAGGAGATAACGGCCTTATTAAAGGCTAATATTTACCCGGATAAAGCTTTAATTGCTAAAAAAGATTGGATAAAAATTTTATCTTATTACAAAAGCAAAGCCCCCGAAAAGTTGCCCGAGCTTACATTACTGTCGTTAGAAAAATTAGATTCGTTTAAAGCCATTCCGTTAACCTTAAATAAAGGCCGGTATGCGCTCACCTCCTTGCTGCAGTACGAGCCAACTACCAAAGAATTACTCGTTGGAGATCGGCGGAATAAATTATTCCGGGTAAATGCGCAATTACAAGCCTTCGATTCTATTCAGTTCGATACGCCACCGGTATCCGTAGTAAAAGGGAAAGAAGGACAGTACCAAGTAGTAACCATTGGTACTTTAAATCCATCCGATGCGGCTTATGGGCGGCTGTATTCCTGGCAATTGACTACGGCTGCAAAAGCGGCCGCTCCGGTGCCACAATTAACTGATTTGCAGCGCCCGGTAAAGCTAACTTCCGGGGATTTAAATCAAGATAGCCACCAAGACTTAATTATATGCGAGTACGGAAATCAGCTCGGCAAATTAAGTTGGTTGGAAGGTAAACCAGATGGAACGTACCAGGAGCATATTCTGAAAAAATTGCCCGGTAGCCGGCAAGTAGTTATTCAGGACATGAACCTCGATGACCGTCCGGATATAGTAGCTTTGTTTGCCCAGGCTACCGAAAGCATTTTTGTGTTTTATAACCAGGGCGAGGGTCATTTTAAAGAAGAAAAAGTACTGCAATTGCCCCCGGTTTATGGCGCCAGCTATTTTGAATTAGTTGATTTTAACAAAGACGGAGCTCCGGATATTTTAATTTCTAACGGGGATAACGGTGATTATTCGTTTCTGTTGAAACCGTATCACGGAATCCGGTTATATGTAAATAATAAGCAGAATGAGTTTCGGGAAGCTACTTTTTTGCCGCTGCCCGGAGCATCCCAAACGAGAACCCGCGACTTTGACCAGGATGGTGATTTAGATATTGCCGCAATTTCTTACTTCGCCGATTTTGACCGGCAACCTACCGCAGGGTTTGTGTATTACGAAAACAGAGGAAATAACACCTTTACCAGTAAAACTTTACCGGAGGCTAAAACCGGTCGTTGGTTAACTCTGGATGCCGGCGACGTGGACCAGGACGGGGACGACGATATAATGCTGGGTTCTTTTATTTTTGCTACAACCCCCGTTCCAACACCGTTGCAGGAACAATGGATTAAAAACAGCCCGAGCGTGTTAGTTTTAAAAAATCGTAGGATAAATAATTTGCAGTAG
- a CDS encoding VCBS repeat-containing protein has translation MNKVSIWVLAIFCLTASSCQKKAETLFSQLSPEDTGITFSNRIFESDSLNILTEEYIYNGGGVAIGDFNSDGLDDVYFTGNMVPNKLYLNQGNFKFKDITATAGVTGNGKWSSGIAVVDINQDGRLDLYVCATIKKNPRDRANMLFVNQGNNANGEPVFKDLASQYGIADTGYSTNAAFFDYDRDGDLDLYVLTNVQNASIPTVYRPKVNDGTSPNNDRLYRNNGNGTFTNVSQAAGIVYEGYGLGLAISDLNLDGWPDIYVTNDYLSDDVLYINNHNGTFTNRKHEYIKHTSFSAMGNSVADINNDGLVDILAVDMLPENNKRKKLLMKDNNYAVYFYNKQYNYDFQYVRNTLQLNNGPGPNGAPSFSEIGQLSGVYQTDWSWTPLLADFDNDGLRDIIITNGFPKDVTDRDFAIYRSGPVSQVANLQAIVDSIPVIKIPNYAYQNNGNLTFADKTKDWGLGTPSFSNGAAYADLDNDGDLDLVVNNINDSAFVYQNQLYTAKKSTGKSHYLRLKFEGEKPNWQGVDAKVSLFYNQGKKQYYENTVYRGFLSSVENKAHFGLGNATHIDSLKVTWPDGKVQVLRNVKTDQVLTLKQNQARPTANEPIINPTNSLIFQETAALHGIQYRHQEDDKIDFNIQKTLPHKYTQAGPGLAVGDINGDNLDDFYVGGSAGKNGTFFLQQPTGKFKASTTNYPTPKVEEDMGMLFLDVDNDSDLDLYVASGSYEFPENSPKLQDRLYLNNGKGQFTLDSEALPALRTSKSCVKAADFDRDGDLDLFVGGRVIPGKYPLAPPSYILRNEGGRFIDATPQVCPALTQLGMISDALWSDFDNDGQVDLVIAGEWMPVTFLKNTKGKLQNVTNTSGVQNQTGWWNSLTAGDFDNDGDMDYVAGNLGLNSNYCARPNQPLQVIAKDFDKNGSIDPVLSCYLKSEDGQMRPYPMHTRDDLNAQMPRTRSIFARYGKYAMATIDEIIPAQEREGATIMQATHFASSYLENLGQGKFKISELPQAAQFAPVYGMVAEDVNQDGNLDLLLVGNDYSTEVFTGNYDALIGLYLQGNGKGKFKPMTVSESGFFVNGDAKGMAQLYTGQGEKLTLVTQNQDSLKVWQVTKTTNKPTGKIITLQPMDAVAEITYRNGRKQRVEFYYGHTYLSQSARKLRWQPDMAAIEMKDFSGRSRKLTF, from the coding sequence ATGAATAAAGTATCAATATGGGTACTGGCTATTTTTTGTTTAACAGCCAGTAGTTGCCAAAAAAAGGCCGAGACCTTATTTTCTCAACTATCCCCCGAAGACACGGGCATTACCTTCTCTAACCGCATTTTTGAGAGCGATTCTCTTAATATTTTAACCGAAGAATACATTTACAATGGCGGCGGAGTGGCGATCGGGGATTTTAACAGCGATGGCTTAGACGATGTGTACTTTACCGGTAACATGGTGCCGAATAAACTATACCTGAACCAGGGTAATTTTAAATTTAAAGATATAACCGCAACGGCAGGAGTTACCGGCAATGGTAAATGGTCGTCGGGGATTGCCGTGGTGGATATTAACCAGGACGGCCGTTTAGATTTATACGTTTGCGCTACCATTAAAAAAAATCCGAGAGACCGGGCGAATATGTTGTTTGTGAATCAAGGCAACAATGCGAACGGAGAGCCGGTTTTTAAAGATTTAGCTTCGCAATACGGCATTGCCGATACTGGCTACAGCACCAACGCCGCCTTCTTCGATTACGACCGCGACGGAGACCTGGACTTATACGTGTTAACGAATGTGCAGAATGCCAGTATTCCAACGGTTTATCGTCCCAAAGTAAACGATGGCACTTCGCCTAATAATGACCGGCTTTATCGCAACAATGGCAATGGTACGTTTACCAATGTATCCCAAGCCGCCGGTATTGTTTACGAAGGTTATGGCCTAGGCTTAGCTATTAGTGATCTAAATTTAGATGGCTGGCCGGATATTTACGTTACCAACGATTACTTGTCGGATGATGTATTATACATCAATAACCACAACGGTACTTTTACTAACCGCAAGCACGAATATATAAAGCATACCAGTTTTTCGGCTATGGGCAATAGCGTAGCCGATATTAACAACGATGGCTTAGTAGATATTTTAGCCGTAGATATGCTGCCCGAGAATAACAAGCGTAAAAAGTTGTTAATGAAAGACAACAATTATGCGGTTTACTTCTATAACAAGCAATACAATTACGATTTTCAGTACGTCCGGAATACCTTGCAATTAAACAACGGCCCCGGGCCAAACGGAGCGCCTTCGTTCAGTGAGATTGGGCAATTATCCGGCGTATACCAAACCGATTGGAGCTGGACACCCCTGTTGGCTGATTTTGATAACGATGGTTTACGGGATATTATCATTACCAATGGATTTCCCAAAGACGTAACCGACCGCGATTTTGCTATTTACCGGAGTGGCCCGGTGAGCCAGGTAGCCAATTTACAAGCCATTGTCGATTCTATTCCGGTGATAAAAATTCCGAACTATGCCTACCAAAACAACGGAAATTTAACTTTCGCGGATAAAACCAAAGACTGGGGATTAGGTACCCCTTCTTTTTCTAACGGAGCGGCCTACGCCGATTTAGATAATGACGGTGATCTGGATTTAGTGGTGAACAATATCAACGACAGCGCTTTTGTTTACCAAAATCAATTATATACCGCTAAAAAATCCACGGGTAAGAGCCATTATCTCCGGTTAAAATTTGAAGGTGAAAAACCTAATTGGCAAGGCGTAGATGCCAAAGTAAGCCTGTTTTATAATCAAGGGAAAAAGCAATATTACGAGAACACCGTTTACCGGGGCTTTTTGTCATCCGTGGAAAATAAAGCGCATTTTGGCTTGGGGAATGCTACCCACATTGATTCTTTAAAAGTAACCTGGCCAGACGGAAAAGTACAAGTGCTGCGTAACGTTAAAACCGACCAGGTACTAACCTTAAAACAAAACCAGGCTCGGCCGACTGCTAACGAGCCTATCATTAATCCGACGAATTCTCTTATTTTTCAGGAAACAGCCGCTCTGCACGGCATTCAATACCGGCACCAGGAAGACGACAAAATAGACTTTAATATTCAAAAAACCTTACCGCATAAATACACGCAAGCGGGCCCCGGCCTTGCCGTAGGCGATATTAACGGCGATAACCTCGACGACTTTTACGTAGGGGGCTCCGCGGGTAAGAACGGCACCTTCTTTTTGCAGCAACCAACGGGAAAATTTAAAGCTTCTACCACCAACTATCCAACGCCTAAGGTGGAAGAAGATATGGGAATGTTGTTTTTAGATGTAGATAACGATTCGGATTTGGATTTGTACGTAGCCAGCGGCAGCTACGAATTTCCGGAAAACTCCCCCAAGCTGCAAGACCGGCTTTATCTAAATAACGGCAAAGGCCAGTTTACCCTCGATAGTGAGGCTTTGCCGGCTTTACGCACCAGCAAGTCTTGCGTAAAAGCCGCTGATTTTGACCGCGACGGCGATTTAGATTTGTTTGTGGGCGGTAGAGTAATACCAGGTAAATATCCTTTGGCGCCGCCTAGTTATATCTTACGCAACGAAGGGGGACGCTTTATCGATGCTACCCCGCAGGTTTGTCCGGCCCTTACTCAGTTGGGTATGATCAGCGATGCATTGTGGTCGGATTTTGACAACGATGGCCAGGTAGATTTAGTAATTGCGGGAGAGTGGATGCCGGTAACTTTCCTGAAAAATACGAAAGGAAAATTACAAAATGTAACCAATACAAGCGGCGTGCAAAATCAGACCGGTTGGTGGAACAGCTTAACTGCCGGTGATTTCGATAACGATGGCGATATGGATTACGTAGCCGGTAACTTAGGCTTAAACAGCAATTATTGCGCAAGACCCAATCAGCCTTTACAGGTTATTGCGAAAGATTTTGATAAAAACGGCAGCATCGACCCGGTACTTTCTTGTTATTTAAAGTCCGAAGACGGGCAAATGCGGCCTTATCCGATGCATACCCGCGACGACTTAAATGCCCAAATGCCTCGCACCCGCAGTATTTTTGCCCGTTACGGAAAATACGCCATGGCTACCATCGACGAAATTATTCCGGCGCAGGAACGGGAAGGAGCCACGATCATGCAAGCCACTCATTTTGCCAGTAGCTATCTGGAGAACTTAGGCCAGGGAAAGTTTAAAATATCCGAACTGCCGCAGGCTGCCCAGTTTGCGCCGGTTTACGGCATGGTGGCCGAAGATGTAAACCAGGATGGTAACCTAGACTTATTGCTGGTAGGTAACGATTACAGCACCGAAGTATTTACCGGCAACTACGACGCGCTTATCGGACTTTATCTGCAAGGCAACGGAAAAGGTAAATTTAAACCAATGACCGTTTCGGAAAGTGGTTTTTTTGTGAACGGCGATGCCAAGGGTATGGCGCAATTGTATACCGGGCAAGGTGAAAAATTAACTTTAGTTACGCAAAATCAGGATAGTTTAAAAGTATGGCAGGTAACTAAAACTACAAATAAGCCAACCGGCAAAATTATTACTCTGCAACCAATGGATGCCGTAGCGGAAATAACCTACCGGAATGGCAGAAAACAACGCGTGGAGTTTTATTACGGACATACCTATTTATCGCAGTCGGCCCGCAAGTTAAGGTGGCAGCCTGATATGGCGGCAATAGAAATGAAAGATTTTTCGGGCCGGAGCCGGAAACTTACCTTCTAA
- a CDS encoding SusC/RagA family TonB-linked outer membrane protein encodes MTTKRTKLIFRSVCCAVAMSFVQEQSQAQTIVLANNQPSGQQLSRAELKKTVALTEVLQDLQAEYNVSFLYEKKNLEGKYIQTSQIAYSDKIEKALGKLLPAAELTYEKINNKTYAIVSSEASSETTSTDKLAAKSETNKQNYFNILFVDFNKNKRPDVINYRAKTAPVWQITGKVVSNTGEGMPGVTVLLKGTSTGATTSPDGNFTLSVPEAPGTLVFSFIGFTTQEKAFTGPGTVNVTLAEDATALEEVVVTGYTTEKKRDIIGSVSVVKPTELLQTPAANLQAQLQGRASGVTVSGNGQPGAGAKVRIRGFASFGNNDPLYVIDGVPTENPATLNPQDIESLQVLKDATSASIYGSRAANGVIIVTTKRGKAGTSSITVDSYAGVQVIPESSMPEMLNTDQYGQYLFRSAANAGVPYGVPDDKGNIKGSVIFGNGTSPVAPGYLIISPTFKGGVPVGDPRADPSKYNLSIGNPNTFYQILQASPGTNWFKEITKPARIQSHQISASGGSEKGTYALGVNYFNQEGTIINTAYDRITVRANTTFNPVKRIRVGENLQVSYEDRLGGGEAGEGGAWAQAYRMVPYLPVYDINGGFAGNGVGESGNGSSPVANLIRNRNNKRYGYKIFGNVFGEVDILKNLTARTSFGIDYSNEYTNSFNTITYERSENVSQNAFTESFGFLNTWTWTNTLTYNQKLGENHSIKLLGGIEAIKAGGRGVTGANQNYDLDNLVDFRTIQSGTGIRSASTYNTDRSSLYSLFGRLDYAFRDKYLFNATIRRDESSKFGPLARVAVFPAFGAAWRVSDEAFMQGLPVFTELKIRGGWGQMGSQRNVNAANQFSTFASGPRESWYAVDGQNNASTVGYRQSRLGNLTSKWETTETTNIGIDATLLNGRFTVTLEGYNIETRDLLVQQVRNNLSPAIEQPRINIGNMRNRGFDINLGTTGNFAGDFRYDASLNFTRYTNEITKLAEKGDIIYLGASRLGNVIAIEEGHPMSSFFGYKIDGIYQSPEEVVSGPIDNRINKDDATSVANAVGSWRIKDVNQDGKIDDADRTHIGNPIPKFQLGGNLSLAYKNFDISTFLFWNYGNDLFNFTRWFTDLRGFVGGVSTRVLEDSWTPENRGAKLPLIKSTDTYSSSISTDYFIEKGSYFRMRTLQIGYKLPAAAANKLHLNNFRVYLQGQNLFTITKYTGADPDISIVGDNNSTTNDQFMGVDQANYPNSRQFIIGVNLGF; translated from the coding sequence ATGACTACAAAACGAACAAAGTTGATTTTCCGGAGCGTGTGTTGTGCCGTCGCCATGTCCTTTGTGCAGGAGCAATCCCAGGCACAAACCATTGTGCTGGCTAACAACCAACCCTCCGGGCAGCAACTTAGCCGGGCTGAACTGAAAAAGACAGTCGCGCTAACCGAAGTGCTGCAAGATTTACAAGCCGAGTACAATGTTTCTTTTTTATATGAGAAAAAGAATCTGGAAGGAAAGTATATTCAAACTTCCCAGATAGCTTACTCCGATAAAATTGAAAAAGCACTAGGTAAATTACTGCCAGCGGCAGAGCTCACCTACGAAAAAATTAATAATAAAACGTACGCCATTGTAAGCAGCGAGGCTAGCTCAGAAACAACCAGTACCGACAAACTAGCTGCCAAAAGCGAAACGAATAAACAGAATTACTTTAATATTCTGTTCGTTGATTTTAATAAAAATAAGCGCCCCGACGTAATTAACTACCGGGCTAAAACTGCTCCGGTATGGCAAATTACCGGTAAAGTTGTTTCTAATACCGGAGAAGGCATGCCGGGAGTTACCGTTCTGTTAAAAGGAACGTCTACGGGTGCTACTACCTCGCCGGATGGTAATTTCACTTTATCGGTACCGGAAGCCCCGGGTACGCTGGTTTTCTCTTTCATTGGCTTTACTACTCAGGAAAAAGCCTTTACTGGTCCAGGTACGGTTAACGTAACCTTAGCCGAAGATGCAACCGCTTTAGAAGAAGTTGTGGTAACGGGTTATACTACCGAAAAGAAAAGAGATATTATTGGTTCTGTATCCGTGGTTAAACCAACTGAGTTGTTGCAGACACCAGCCGCTAACTTACAAGCGCAGTTACAGGGCCGTGCATCTGGTGTAACCGTTAGCGGTAACGGTCAACCAGGTGCCGGTGCCAAAGTTCGTATCCGGGGTTTTGCCTCTTTTGGTAATAACGATCCTCTGTACGTGATTGACGGTGTACCTACCGAAAACCCGGCAACTTTAAATCCACAGGATATTGAATCGTTGCAGGTGTTAAAAGATGCCACTTCGGCATCTATCTACGGTTCACGGGCGGCGAACGGGGTAATTATTGTTACCACCAAACGGGGTAAAGCAGGAACTTCCAGCATTACTGTTGATTCTTACGCCGGAGTACAAGTAATTCCGGAAAGTTCCATGCCGGAAATGTTAAATACGGACCAATACGGCCAATATTTATTTAGATCGGCGGCTAATGCAGGAGTTCCCTACGGAGTTCCGGACGATAAAGGAAACATTAAAGGTTCGGTTATTTTTGGTAATGGAACATCTCCTGTAGCACCTGGTTATTTAATTATCAGTCCTACCTTTAAAGGTGGTGTACCAGTTGGTGATCCGCGCGCAGATCCTAGCAAATATAACCTATCCATTGGTAACCCAAATACGTTCTATCAAATTCTGCAAGCTAGTCCGGGAACCAATTGGTTTAAAGAAATTACTAAGCCAGCTCGTATTCAAAGCCACCAAATTTCAGCAAGTGGAGGTTCTGAAAAAGGTACGTATGCTTTGGGAGTAAACTACTTTAACCAGGAAGGAACCATTATTAACACGGCTTACGATAGGATTACCGTTCGAGCAAATACTACCTTTAACCCGGTTAAAAGAATTAGAGTAGGCGAAAATCTACAAGTTTCTTACGAAGACAGATTAGGCGGCGGGGAAGCTGGGGAAGGTGGGGCCTGGGCGCAAGCTTACCGGATGGTACCCTATTTACCAGTTTATGACATTAACGGTGGTTTTGCTGGTAATGGTGTAGGCGAATCAGGAAATGGTAGTAGCCCGGTAGCTAATTTAATTCGTAATCGAAATAATAAGCGGTATGGTTATAAAATATTCGGTAATGTTTTCGGGGAAGTAGATATTTTGAAAAATTTAACTGCTCGGACTTCTTTTGGGATTGATTACAGTAATGAGTATACTAACTCGTTCAATACTATTACCTACGAGCGTTCCGAAAACGTAAGCCAGAATGCCTTTACGGAAAGTTTTGGTTTTTTAAATACCTGGACCTGGACTAATACCCTTACTTATAACCAGAAATTAGGTGAAAACCATTCTATAAAGCTTTTAGGTGGTATTGAGGCAATTAAAGCAGGAGGTCGGGGTGTTACTGGTGCCAACCAAAATTATGACTTAGATAATCTTGTAGATTTCCGTACCATCCAATCCGGAACAGGTATCAGATCGGCGAGTACCTACAATACCGACCGTTCATCTCTCTATTCTTTATTCGGTAGGTTAGATTATGCTTTCCGCGACAAGTACTTATTTAATGCTACTATTCGGCGTGATGAGTCGTCTAAATTCGGCCCATTGGCTCGGGTTGCTGTTTTCCCAGCTTTTGGTGCTGCTTGGCGTGTATCGGATGAAGCTTTTATGCAAGGTCTGCCTGTTTTCACAGAGTTGAAAATACGCGGTGGTTGGGGGCAGATGGGTAGCCAGCGTAACGTAAACGCAGCTAACCAGTTTTCTACTTTCGCTTCTGGTCCTAGAGAGTCGTGGTATGCCGTTGATGGCCAAAATAACGCTTCTACCGTGGGATATCGTCAGTCGCGGTTAGGGAATTTAACCAGTAAGTGGGAAACAACTGAGACCACTAACATTGGTATCGACGCAACTTTATTAAATGGCCGTTTCACTGTTACCTTAGAAGGTTACAACATCGAAACTAGGGATTTGTTGGTGCAACAAGTACGCAACAACTTATCACCAGCAATTGAGCAACCTAGAATTAACATTGGTAACATGCGTAACCGCGGGTTCGACATTAACCTAGGTACTACGGGCAACTTTGCCGGGGATTTCCGGTACGATGCCAGCCTGAACTTTACCCGCTATACTAACGAAATTACTAAACTGGCTGAAAAAGGTGATATCATTTATTTAGGTGCTAGCCGTTTAGGAAACGTTATTGCTATTGAAGAAGGACATCCAATGTCTTCTTTCTTTGGTTATAAGATAGATGGTATTTATCAAAGTCCAGAAGAAGTAGTAAGTGGCCCGATTGATAACCGTATTAATAAAGACGATGCTACCAGCGTTGCTAATGCTGTGGGCTCCTGGAGAATAAAAGACGTTAACCAAGACGGTAAAATTGATGATGCGGACAGAACACACATTGGTAATCCAATTCCGAAGTTTCAGTTAGGCGGTAATTTATCATTAGCTTACAAAAACTTTGACATTTCTACTTTCTTGTTCTGGAATTATGGTAACGATTTGTTTAACTTTACGCGCTGGTTTACTGATTTAAGAGGCTTTGTGGGTGGCGTAAGTACCCGCGTATTAGAAGACTCTTGGACTCCTGAAAACCGTGGAGCCAAGTTGCCGCTTATCAAGTCAACAGATACTTATTCTTCTTCTATTTCTACTGATTATTTTATAGAAAAAGGATCTTATTTCAGAATGAGAACCTTGCAAATTGGTTATAAATTGCCGGCTGCTGCTGCTAATAAGCTGCACTTAAATAACTTTAGAGTGTATTTGCAAGGTCAAAACTTGTTTACCATTACAAAATATACAGGTGCTGATCCAGATATAAGTATTGTGGGTGATAATAACTCAACCACTAACGACCAGTTTATGGGTGTTGACCAGGCAAATTATCCTAACTCTCGACAATTTATTATTGGAGTAAACTTAGGATTCTAA